A genomic window from Coccinella septempunctata chromosome 9, icCocSept1.1, whole genome shotgun sequence includes:
- the LOC123319984 gene encoding codanin-1 isoform X2, with protein sequence MASILTKKVLSDEINVGDFLKWLEELHIENTKYQELSELCSQKDFVTYFLNSLHELSTRDQSSELPTKSKIRNNSSDNSRINRSLFNGSHAQLNTTINSSHSSQSTLNSTCTTSTPKHNKSLSFDKNYSPIHTNSIQGNTSSNKNYSPIHTNSIQGNTPSNGSSFCLGDFIVKSKKNSSKKKSNKKANTTSDVVDNKTFKKLKPTNLNDSRFNSIDLKSGNSYNFQNNIEEVSRESVNRDFMTREISYSKNKRMDNNVRELSHSRNKRTEDDACELSSEKPGRKINKEKNTNPKNVRYKKEIEKIATIYEFLLKNGLVLSLAGELYFIITLVASKSFCDIECDEDDISYEGVKFDVIFNNSDRITLFASFVLERVFYLLKSLDKNTLRYLCENEGIKTYSPQLIEKLEALTEEKAECNLNLYSSNGKNNICFVLETDNQSNFPSDGSFQGFKKQRDMFYEILRLWESNHMQPHWDFDLSLGKKVRSLVAYHNDSVNFMRLSRLFMEQLLNASSNKGSSSDKNSDLLSSFSNLDKAKIDRLKNRLMKKTTNGINSAPDFCGYQEFFRSFIVSSNNPIFLRHLCNVFISEIVELNGTTFDILDTGSDESETEFDTKKAFVSCLKSLKTLAKFLGYIESMPYKNDNTYSLELMTFQIKIRNQVNPNLNIQKLLEDSICSGSLTLLVPWLCEYLSMLDTVTLRTKYYTEVIHSMINLYRSFVRNDASLPFYNSLLIKFSLGWFFELNNFPQHIFFEKLNDNRSKVQRCIGLDRLSIVDNNILYIFCPFLEEFRKLVANETTVKDRITSRHITPLSKVESAKESIKKKIEVQLEETFFNGHPSSLKKTVDFVAERVASTCVKHLCYTVVPEYKKDFIGQLKTKLNECFLESRTNEAELQSRGTRLAEENMSVLRTLCDKEVNKIIESRIRTSIIALLPMDYLPQMQNICVSAGERMCQEKVQQWASTHIVIGLLMKEVRAEIRNLVESANNIGKTKPSYALPPSGNDIIHDQSAETGPHTLNEIRYITACLLTNPKGIPKEKVIEILSDVHKTVTARCDLNEMVIVMLCSQLIDLMMLMVSCQPSTFLATKEYFLKIWKLNVDKSNELFEGLISLKNFKVIKKYGKVEESLSVKAKICVDLIMENLITCQYFEYQCMGLFKNELDGDILKVVTLFFKKFVDAYKERSKSSEFTYLLEFLSDYCIDL encoded by the exons GTGGTTGGAAGAATTGCATATCGAG aacACAAAGTACCAGGAATTGAGTGAATTATGTTCCCAGAAGGATTTTGTTACATATTTTCTCAACTCACTCCATGAGCTTTCTACAAG aGATCAATCATCAGAATTACCTACAAAATCTAAAATTCGAAATAACTCCAGTGATAATTCTAGAATAAATCGTTCTCTATTCAATGGATCACATGCACAACTCAACACAACAATTAACTCATCTCACTCTTCGCAAAGTACACTTAATTCGACTTGCACTACAAGCACTCCAAAACATAATAAATCACTAAGTTTTGATAAGAATTATTCTCCAATTCACACAAACTCAATACAAGGAAATACATCTTCAAATAAGAATTATTCTCCAATTCACACAAACTCGATACAAGGAAATACACCTTCAAATGGTTCCTCTTTCTGTTTGGGAGATTTCATTGTTAAAAgcaaaaaaaatagttcgaagaaaaaatcgaataagaaAGCAAACACTACCTCTGACGTAGTGGATAATAAAACTTTCAAGAAACTCAAACCGACAAATTTGAATGATAGTAGGTTCAACTCAATAGATCTCAAAAGTGGAAATTCTTACAATTTCCAAAATAATATAGAAGAAGTTTCCCGAGAAAGTGTGAACCGCGATTTCATGACGAGGGAAATATCTTATTCTAAGAATAAGAGGATGGACAACAATGTTCGGGAATTATCTCATTCTAGGAATAAGAGAACAGAAGATGATGCTTGTGAATTATCTAGTGAAAAACCTGGAAGGAAGATCaacaaagaaaaaaatacaaatccAAAAAATGTTAGATACAAAAAAGAAATCGAGAAGATAGCTACTATTTATgagtttttattgaaaaatggtTTAGTTCTCAGTTTGGCTGGAGagctgtattttattataacttTAGTTGCAAGCAAAAGTTTCTGTGATATAGAATGTGATGAAGATGATATATCTTATGAAGGTGTTAAGTTTGATGTGATTTTTAATAATTCAGACAGAATCACTCTTTTTGCTTCTTTTGTGTTAGAAAGAGTGTTTTATTTACTGAAATCTCTAGATAAAAACACATTGAGATACTTATGTGAAAATGAAGGCATCAAAACATACTCACCGCAGTTGATCGAAAAACTTGAGGCACTAAcagaggaaaaagcagaatgtAACTTGAATTTGTACAGTTCTAATGGAAAAAACAATATATGCTTCGTTTTGGAGACAGATAACCAAAGCAATTTCCCATCAGATGGATCTTTCCAAGGTTTTAAAAAACAGAGAGATatgttttatgaaattttgagattatGGGAGAGTAATCACATGCAACCTCACTGGGACTTTGATTTATCTCTGGGGAAGAAGGTGAGAAGTCTTGTCGCTTACCACAATGActctgtgaattttatgaggCTCTCTAGGCTTTTTATGGAACAATTGCTGAATGCATCCAGCAATAAG GGGTCAAGCAGCGACAAAAATTCTGACCTGCTTTCATCTTTTTCCAACTTGGACAAAGCCAAAATCGACAGGTTAAAGAACAGACTGATGAAAAAAACCACTAACGGAATCAACAGCGCTCCGGATTTCTGCGGGTATCAAGAATTTTTCAGAAGTTTCATTGTATCATCGAACAATCCAATCTTTTTGAGACACTTGTGCAAcgttttcatttctgaaattgTAGAATTGAATGGGACAACTTTCGATATCTTGGACACTGGATCAGACG agaGCGAAACAGAGTTCGACACAAAAAAGGCTTTTGTGTCGTGCCTGAAATCGTTGAAGACGTTGGCGAAATTTTTGGGTTATATCGAATCGATGCCTTACAAAAATGATAATACTTATTCATTAGAACTGATGACATTCCAAATCAAGATTCGCAATCAG GTAAATCCGAACTTGAACATACAAAAACTGCTTGAAGATTCAATATGTTCGGGAAGTCTCACCCTTCTGGTCCCTTGGCTCTGTGAATATCTCTCCATGTTGGATACGGTTACTTTAAGAACGAAATATTACACTGAAGTCATCCACAGTATGATCAATTTGTACAGAAGTTTTGTCCGGAACGATGCAAGTCTCCCTTTCTATAATTCCCTGTTGATTAAATTCTCCTTAGGATGGTTTTTCGAGCTGAATAACTTCCCTCAACacattttcttcgaaaaattgaatgataacAGGTCAAAAGTTCAAAGATGTATCGGTCTTGACCGACTTAGCATTGTCGACAACAatatattgtatattttttGCCCTTTTCTTGAAGAATTCAGAAAATTGGTCGCCAACGAGACCACTGTCAAAGATCGTATAACATCTCGACATATAACCCCTTTGAGTAAAGTAGAATCCGCTAAAGAATCAATCAAGAAGAAAATTGAG GTGCAACTCGAAGAGACATTCTTCAATGGCCATCCAAGTTCTCTGAAGAAAACAGTTGATTTTGTGGCTGAGAGAGTTGCATCGACCTGCGTTAAGCACCTGTGTTACACTGTTGTTCCCGAGTATAAAAAAGACTTCATCGGACAGTTGAAGACGAAACTGAACGAATGTTTTTTGGAATCAAGAACGAATGag GCTGAATTGCAAAGTAGAGGTACAAGATTAGCAGAAGAAAATATGAGTGTTTTGAGGACTTTATGTGACAAAgaagtgaataaaattattgagaGTAGAATCAGGACTTCGATCATAGCGTTGTTGCCAATGGACTACTTGCCCCAAATGCAGAATATTTGTGTTTCCGCAGGAGAACGGATGTGCCAGGAGAAAGTGCAACAGTGGGCATCCACACATATCGTTATAG GCCTTTTGATGAAGGAAGTAAGAGCAGAAATCAGGAATCTCGTGGAATCTGCTAATAATATAGGAAAAACAAAGCCATCCTATGCTTTACCACCTAGCGGTAATGATATTATACATGACCAAAGCGCAGAAACTGGACCACATACCCTCAATGAGATAAGG TACATAACGGCATGTCTGTTAACCAATCCGAAAGGAATTCCAAAGGAAAAAGTAATCGAAATCCTGAGTGATGTTCATAAGACTGTAACAGCACGGTGCGATCTCAATGAAATGGTCATTGTAATGCTCTGTTCCCAACTCATCGATTTGATGATGCTCATGG TTTCATGTCAACCATCGACGTTTCTGGCCACAAAAgaatatttcttgaaaatatgGAAACTGAACGTGGACAAATCGAACGAGCTGTTCGAAGGTTTGATCagcttgaaaaatttcaaagttatcAAAAAGTACGGTAAAGTTGAGGAATCTCTGAGCGTTAAAGCGAAGATTTGCGTGGACCTCATAATGGAAAACCTCATAACGTGCCAATATTTCGAATACCAGTGCATGGGATTGTTCAAGAACGAGTTAGACGGTGACATCTTGAAAGTCGTGactttatttttcaagaaattcgTTGACGCATACAAGGAACGAAGCAAATCCAGCGAGTTCACCTATTTGTTAGAATTTTTATCCGACTATTGTATTGACCTGTGA
- the LOC123319984 gene encoding codanin-1 isoform X1 → MASILTKKVLSDEINVGDFLKWLEELHIENTKYQELSELCSQKDFVTYFLNSLHELSTRDQSSELPTKSKIRNNSSDNSRINRSLFNGSHAQLNTTINSSHSSQSTLNSTCTTSTPKHNKSLSFDKNYSPIHTNSIQGNTSSNKNYSPIHTNSIQGNTPSNGSSFCLGDFIVKSKKNSSKKKSNKKANTTSDVVDNKTFKKLKPTNLNDSRFNSIDLKSGNSYNFQNNIEEVSRESVNRDFMTREISYSKNKRMDNNVRELSHSRNKRTEDDACELSSEKPGRKINKEKNTNPKNVRYKKEIEKIATIYEFLLKNGLVLSLAGELYFIITLVASKSFCDIECDEDDISYEGVKFDVIFNNSDRITLFASFVLERVFYLLKSLDKNTLRYLCENEGIKTYSPQLIEKLEALTEEKAECNLNLYSSNGKNNICFVLETDNQSNFPSDGSFQGFKKQRDMFYEILRLWESNHMQPHWDFDLSLGKKVRSLVAYHNDSVNFMRLSRLFMEQLLNASSNKGSSSDKNSDLLSSFSNLDKAKIDRLKNRLMKKTTNGINSAPDFCGYQEFFRSFIVSSNNPIFLRHLCNVFISEIVELNGTTFDILDTGSDESETEFDTKKAFVSCLKSLKTLAKFLGYIESMPYKNDNTYSLELMTFQIKIRNQVNPNLNIQKLLEDSICSGSLTLLVPWLCEYLSMLDTVTLRTKYYTEVIHSMINLYRSFVRNDASLPFYNSLLIKFSLGWFFELNNFPQHIFFEKLNDNRSKVQRCIGLDRLSIVDNNILYIFCPFLEEFRKLVANETTVKDRITSRHITPLSKVESAKESIKKKIEKSQVQLEETFFNGHPSSLKKTVDFVAERVASTCVKHLCYTVVPEYKKDFIGQLKTKLNECFLESRTNEAELQSRGTRLAEENMSVLRTLCDKEVNKIIESRIRTSIIALLPMDYLPQMQNICVSAGERMCQEKVQQWASTHIVIGLLMKEVRAEIRNLVESANNIGKTKPSYALPPSGNDIIHDQSAETGPHTLNEIRYITACLLTNPKGIPKEKVIEILSDVHKTVTARCDLNEMVIVMLCSQLIDLMMLMVSCQPSTFLATKEYFLKIWKLNVDKSNELFEGLISLKNFKVIKKYGKVEESLSVKAKICVDLIMENLITCQYFEYQCMGLFKNELDGDILKVVTLFFKKFVDAYKERSKSSEFTYLLEFLSDYCIDL, encoded by the exons GTGGTTGGAAGAATTGCATATCGAG aacACAAAGTACCAGGAATTGAGTGAATTATGTTCCCAGAAGGATTTTGTTACATATTTTCTCAACTCACTCCATGAGCTTTCTACAAG aGATCAATCATCAGAATTACCTACAAAATCTAAAATTCGAAATAACTCCAGTGATAATTCTAGAATAAATCGTTCTCTATTCAATGGATCACATGCACAACTCAACACAACAATTAACTCATCTCACTCTTCGCAAAGTACACTTAATTCGACTTGCACTACAAGCACTCCAAAACATAATAAATCACTAAGTTTTGATAAGAATTATTCTCCAATTCACACAAACTCAATACAAGGAAATACATCTTCAAATAAGAATTATTCTCCAATTCACACAAACTCGATACAAGGAAATACACCTTCAAATGGTTCCTCTTTCTGTTTGGGAGATTTCATTGTTAAAAgcaaaaaaaatagttcgaagaaaaaatcgaataagaaAGCAAACACTACCTCTGACGTAGTGGATAATAAAACTTTCAAGAAACTCAAACCGACAAATTTGAATGATAGTAGGTTCAACTCAATAGATCTCAAAAGTGGAAATTCTTACAATTTCCAAAATAATATAGAAGAAGTTTCCCGAGAAAGTGTGAACCGCGATTTCATGACGAGGGAAATATCTTATTCTAAGAATAAGAGGATGGACAACAATGTTCGGGAATTATCTCATTCTAGGAATAAGAGAACAGAAGATGATGCTTGTGAATTATCTAGTGAAAAACCTGGAAGGAAGATCaacaaagaaaaaaatacaaatccAAAAAATGTTAGATACAAAAAAGAAATCGAGAAGATAGCTACTATTTATgagtttttattgaaaaatggtTTAGTTCTCAGTTTGGCTGGAGagctgtattttattataacttTAGTTGCAAGCAAAAGTTTCTGTGATATAGAATGTGATGAAGATGATATATCTTATGAAGGTGTTAAGTTTGATGTGATTTTTAATAATTCAGACAGAATCACTCTTTTTGCTTCTTTTGTGTTAGAAAGAGTGTTTTATTTACTGAAATCTCTAGATAAAAACACATTGAGATACTTATGTGAAAATGAAGGCATCAAAACATACTCACCGCAGTTGATCGAAAAACTTGAGGCACTAAcagaggaaaaagcagaatgtAACTTGAATTTGTACAGTTCTAATGGAAAAAACAATATATGCTTCGTTTTGGAGACAGATAACCAAAGCAATTTCCCATCAGATGGATCTTTCCAAGGTTTTAAAAAACAGAGAGATatgttttatgaaattttgagattatGGGAGAGTAATCACATGCAACCTCACTGGGACTTTGATTTATCTCTGGGGAAGAAGGTGAGAAGTCTTGTCGCTTACCACAATGActctgtgaattttatgaggCTCTCTAGGCTTTTTATGGAACAATTGCTGAATGCATCCAGCAATAAG GGGTCAAGCAGCGACAAAAATTCTGACCTGCTTTCATCTTTTTCCAACTTGGACAAAGCCAAAATCGACAGGTTAAAGAACAGACTGATGAAAAAAACCACTAACGGAATCAACAGCGCTCCGGATTTCTGCGGGTATCAAGAATTTTTCAGAAGTTTCATTGTATCATCGAACAATCCAATCTTTTTGAGACACTTGTGCAAcgttttcatttctgaaattgTAGAATTGAATGGGACAACTTTCGATATCTTGGACACTGGATCAGACG agaGCGAAACAGAGTTCGACACAAAAAAGGCTTTTGTGTCGTGCCTGAAATCGTTGAAGACGTTGGCGAAATTTTTGGGTTATATCGAATCGATGCCTTACAAAAATGATAATACTTATTCATTAGAACTGATGACATTCCAAATCAAGATTCGCAATCAG GTAAATCCGAACTTGAACATACAAAAACTGCTTGAAGATTCAATATGTTCGGGAAGTCTCACCCTTCTGGTCCCTTGGCTCTGTGAATATCTCTCCATGTTGGATACGGTTACTTTAAGAACGAAATATTACACTGAAGTCATCCACAGTATGATCAATTTGTACAGAAGTTTTGTCCGGAACGATGCAAGTCTCCCTTTCTATAATTCCCTGTTGATTAAATTCTCCTTAGGATGGTTTTTCGAGCTGAATAACTTCCCTCAACacattttcttcgaaaaattgaatgataacAGGTCAAAAGTTCAAAGATGTATCGGTCTTGACCGACTTAGCATTGTCGACAACAatatattgtatattttttGCCCTTTTCTTGAAGAATTCAGAAAATTGGTCGCCAACGAGACCACTGTCAAAGATCGTATAACATCTCGACATATAACCCCTTTGAGTAAAGTAGAATCCGCTAAAGAATCAATCAAGAAGAAAATTGAG AAATCACAGGTGCAACTCGAAGAGACATTCTTCAATGGCCATCCAAGTTCTCTGAAGAAAACAGTTGATTTTGTGGCTGAGAGAGTTGCATCGACCTGCGTTAAGCACCTGTGTTACACTGTTGTTCCCGAGTATAAAAAAGACTTCATCGGACAGTTGAAGACGAAACTGAACGAATGTTTTTTGGAATCAAGAACGAATGag GCTGAATTGCAAAGTAGAGGTACAAGATTAGCAGAAGAAAATATGAGTGTTTTGAGGACTTTATGTGACAAAgaagtgaataaaattattgagaGTAGAATCAGGACTTCGATCATAGCGTTGTTGCCAATGGACTACTTGCCCCAAATGCAGAATATTTGTGTTTCCGCAGGAGAACGGATGTGCCAGGAGAAAGTGCAACAGTGGGCATCCACACATATCGTTATAG GCCTTTTGATGAAGGAAGTAAGAGCAGAAATCAGGAATCTCGTGGAATCTGCTAATAATATAGGAAAAACAAAGCCATCCTATGCTTTACCACCTAGCGGTAATGATATTATACATGACCAAAGCGCAGAAACTGGACCACATACCCTCAATGAGATAAGG TACATAACGGCATGTCTGTTAACCAATCCGAAAGGAATTCCAAAGGAAAAAGTAATCGAAATCCTGAGTGATGTTCATAAGACTGTAACAGCACGGTGCGATCTCAATGAAATGGTCATTGTAATGCTCTGTTCCCAACTCATCGATTTGATGATGCTCATGG TTTCATGTCAACCATCGACGTTTCTGGCCACAAAAgaatatttcttgaaaatatgGAAACTGAACGTGGACAAATCGAACGAGCTGTTCGAAGGTTTGATCagcttgaaaaatttcaaagttatcAAAAAGTACGGTAAAGTTGAGGAATCTCTGAGCGTTAAAGCGAAGATTTGCGTGGACCTCATAATGGAAAACCTCATAACGTGCCAATATTTCGAATACCAGTGCATGGGATTGTTCAAGAACGAGTTAGACGGTGACATCTTGAAAGTCGTGactttatttttcaagaaattcgTTGACGCATACAAGGAACGAAGCAAATCCAGCGAGTTCACCTATTTGTTAGAATTTTTATCCGACTATTGTATTGACCTGTGA